The stretch of DNA ATCCTTGtaggaacaaattacaaatttttaagaTGATGCACATTTTTACTACACATGCAAACCTGAGAGTCTTTATTTATCACAGTCTCACTCTTAACTGATCTTGCTTTTGTTCTTGATGTCAAAGGACAACAGAAGCCCGCATTCGTTAGCCACTAGATAACTAATGTACCTTGTTATCAAACACCAAGAACTAGACCAGCTTTTGTTTAAGTTAAGactttttgtttaaatatgaatTAAGTATGAAATATTGCATGCtgttttaaaattatacattatatgaatTCATTTTACACAAAgtgaatttaatcttttttctgtattgtaACCATATTTCATTTGTATCCATATAAGATATATTGTAATCATATGCTATTCGTCAGTATAAGTCAACATTGAGgtggtttaattttttctgtacagtattAATGTATAGCTATGCTTTTAGTTTtccaagtaaataataaaagaaaatgattgagaggGATTTAAAAGTATCCGTTACCTTAAAAACTAATAGTTACGTTTAATGATGGATACAATTCATGGATTGTATCAACAGCAACGGAACCCATTACACCCGTGTTATCTGATACCTGATTGCTAAATATGGATGTTATATCCACTTGACAACAGTTAGAGGAATTAAATGAAGTGCAGATTTTAGTATCAAATATTTTAAACTGTGTCAAGTGGCAAGTGAACCAGCTTTTGGATGTTTGTACATAATGTTCCCAATTCCATAAATAGATTTGAGCAATTTGACTTGAAATATCCATTAATACATACTAACAGTGCTTGTGTTTGTaattatgtttcattttcataaattatcagcAACAATTTTTTTCCCCCATTACAGGTTGCCCAGTGGCCCCAGTTTGTTGTTCATCCTGCTTTACACACCATTGGGCATCGTCATCTTTTTGCTACGTCTGTTTGTGTCTTTACAGTTATTTTTAGCTGCATCTGTTCTTCCTTACAACACAGTTATCAGAAGGTAAGGACAACTGTCTGAATGTAGTTTTAGGTTAGTTAGTGAGATTAAAACATTCTGATTGTTGATTAATTTGTAGAGCACATAATGGAAATTATTAGATGAAAGTTGATGTTTGATGTTTTCtggcataaaattttaaaactgttaaTAGACAAATTgatctttttatttgattatttgatataaaagttctgtaatttctctctctagcGTGGTTTTGCGGGTGCTGTATGTAACTTTGGGTTTAGTTGTACGAGAAGAGTCagtggaaaagagaaataaatcgtGTTGCGTCATCACGACTAATCACATTACTCCTTTTGATCACCTCGCAGTATCTATTGTTCTGCCGTGTATAACTGTGAGTTTACtctcattatcattcttattttgcATCAAATTTCTTACATATAGTAATTCagatgtatgaaaaaattatgaatgcttAACAGTCTGATGCTTTATTCCTTTATGCACAAGTATTTTCTAACATTAGTTGAAATAACTTAAATGTGATATATGTAATctagttactgcatttttatcTTGCTATTTATGTTAATTCAAATAGCAAACCCACTTACTGTTACTTTTACTAAAACTGCCCGGTTAAAACACAAACCAACTGCTTAATACAGTGGCACCTCATCTTAAAGGACAATTGGGGTTTGCCCCTCCCAGTGAGTAATGAAGGTTGGTTTATAGCCTACACAGGTCAGTGCCCTGGCGCAGTTCAGTGGAGCAATTAATAGCCTGTCCTAACTGGTatcctttaattttcattctgtttaaaatattagtttaatatacagtatttgtcattcaatttcagagaaatatttggaaaattaattgCCACTAAAATTTcacacagtacatacagtacttaTGTTATAAACAACACAAAGATGTTTAATagtcttattttttaattctatgatACTTCACTCATTCCATAACTTATTATTAAGAGTATCAGTTATTCATCATGATCAATAACATTTTTAATGTCAGGTGTTTCCTTCATGgagttatttttacaaaatattgtccccactttttttttttgtgctgggaTCTTTTTACCCAAACTCCAGTCTGGAATGAGTCTTTGATCCCATTTTTCATAATATCTTGAGTCCTCTTATGGCTGCTTTCCTGAAcaactgttcctcatcccttctcatcagaTATCTTGATCGTCTTGATATTTGAGACCTATCTTCTTTTTTCCAGCCTTTTGATACCCTATCTCCTTAATTCCTCATTTGTAATAAAGTCTTCTCACTGAACTTCAGCCATAAATCCTGATACTCTAGGGTCAACTCCCCTTTCAAaatctcccccctttttttttcatcagtccCCATTGGAAGCTACTATTTAATAATTGACCTGGATGTTAGTTGCCATCTGACCTGTTCTTTCCAGTCACCTAGGAAACAGGACTCACTGAATTTTTCTAGTGTGTTTAGATAAAACCTGTCTCCTATGACAGCCTGTATAGGGGTCATGACATATCTAGGGAAGATTCAGCTTGACAATTGATTGAGGAACTGTTCTCCTACTTGAGCATTAAGtctcctacataaaaggcaatggtttgtatttccatagcaacaaattttaaaggtaatatatatttttcttgggtatacAATCCAGAGCCTTTATTAACATCCTCATGTAGTCCTTAATGCCAAAGAAAAAGTGTTTGCTTAAAGCAGGTGGGCAGGGGATTCACTCCAATCACCACCCACCATCATGTTACTAAGCTTCAGCAGTCATATCGAGCTCGTTCTGAGAAATACTACTACATAAAAGGctgtttgtatacctaggaaataTACAAACTTTGATATATCaagattatatttacttttagtgTTTGATAATctactttcatgtttttttataaacttgAGACCTATAGAATTTGTGGAAAAAACCTCCTGTTTTATTTTCAGCCTAGTGTGTATGATCTCCCAGCTGCACTGTCTATGTTATTATGCTACCGTGACCTTGGGGTAACACAAGGACGAGAAATACTTCGAACCAATGCTCGAGCGTACCTCAGTGATTCACGGAACCCTCCTCTTCTTTTGCATCCTGAGGGGGCCACTACAAGTGGCACACTTGCTCTCATGAAGTAAATATATGGTAACATTTGTTTTCTGGTTGTCTCGATCACATCAAGTAGGTTGCGTAGTTTTGCTTCCTCCCAATTTTATAGTAATTGGGATAATCATTACTTCAAGGGAAATCACAGAAGGCagaaacattttttgaaaaatatgtttttgtgcACAAAAGCagactctttttttatatattacacatgaaACATTAGGATTCATGGTCAGAATACAGTGGGAAGATCATATTACAAATAAGTTAGCACAGAGGTGTGATGTCCGGAAGTTGGAAAATAACTGAGGTCTCAAAGATTGAAATTGtttggatgttgatgagaagaaATGAGGAACAATTGGTAAGAAAAGTAATAGATATGAAAGGCAAGGGAGTAGATGGAACCAGGCCTGATAAGAGGACAGGCAAGGAGAGTACCAGAGTGGAGAATGGAGGAGATTCATTTCACAACTGACCCTATAAATGGGAAAGCTGatgtaaaaacattcaagataatgatgattatgtgATGTAGCATcaagaattttgataaaatttatgaaGTGTAATCATGAGAACATTATTGTCATAATTGGTGACCTCATGAGGGTCTGTGCTACTGTACATAAAATTAGACAAAGATTATTTAAATTACAATTCTTCTTTCAGATATGGTTCATGGGCATTTGAACTGAGTGGGTCAGTTTTAGTGGCAGGATTACGTGTGTGGCGAATTCCACTCCTACAAATAGCACCCTCCGTCCTTGGGGCATCATGGGCAGCCGATTTGTGCTTCATGCTCTTTTCTCCTGTCACAGTTTTCACAGTCAGGTAGAGATATAAATTGGATAGTGATAAGTCACgtgttattcatttcatattgGTGATTATGTAACACAAATACGAAGtataatacagtacatgtactCATATTCAGATATTTTTCTCCTGTCACAGTTTCACAGTCAGGTAAAGATATATATTGGATAGTAATGGAGTAAGtcatctattattttatttttgtaattccctttcccttctcttactttttccaaatgaacaccatattcttttgaagcttgaatttcaagtcagtggcccatgtggggttgtttcatatgaataggtttcatcttttgatatttatttatttatttattcttatggtcatctttttttatacagaaatggATACTGTAGTTACGTAGAGATTGAGGCTATccattctcctttttttgtttcagttatatTGGAGAAATGAGGAGGGGTGAAAGTGAAACTCCTGAAGAGTATGGTGCTCGTGTCCAGGCTGCTACTGCAGCAGCCCTTGGTATTCAGGCCACAAATCATACTGTAGCTGACAAAGTAAGTGTCAAAAAATATCACCAATACAGCACTTGTACTGATCATTCTTTTTCCTACGTCTGAATTTACAATCAACTCTTTTtccatattgtaaatataataagcATGGTTTAATTCAGGTTTGCAGTAATTTGAATGAATCATATTACTGTGGtaccattttttcttctgtagGTAGAGTATATGAAAAGACTGGCACGAGAGGCTGCAGCCAGCAGTAATCCTTTACTTAGCCCAGAAGTACACATAATGGCTCAGCAGGTGCAAGAAGTACTTCCTCACATTTCTCTGGACCAAATTAAACGTGATATAGGTATGGTTATCTAATCTGTTTGAATATGCTTCagtaaatgatttaaaaagcataaaatgttaatagtaaattttatttatccCTTTTATCTAATGAATGACATATTCTTTcagttatatagtatatatacatataggctgtAATTGCTATCATTACATCCTGTATAATTATcaacactattatttcttttgtatgtttgtgctttttccagaattgtctaataaggaaaaaaatcattaaggGTTTAACAgtgctgtatatatttttttgtatttatgaagagatatgttttctgtgtttttcagtGCGTACACAAAATGTGGACCTCACAATTACCAACTTTTTGGAAGGGAATGTTCCAG from Macrobrachium rosenbergii isolate ZJJX-2024 chromosome 51, ASM4041242v1, whole genome shotgun sequence encodes:
- the LOC136833409 gene encoding lipid droplet-regulating VLDL assembly factor AUP1-like, whose amino-acid sequence is MAVPIEALFVKNRLPSGPSLLFILLYTPLGIVIFLLRLFVSLQLFLAASVLPYNTVIRSVVLRVLYVTLGLVVREESVEKRNKSCCVITTNHITPFDHLAVSIVLPCITPSVYDLPAALSMLLCYRDLGVTQGREILRTNARAYLSDSRNPPLLLHPEGATTSGTLALMKYGSWAFELSGSVLVAGLRVWRIPLLQIAPSVLGASWAADLCFMLFSPVTVFTVSYIGEMRRGESETPEEYGARVQAATAAALGIQATNHTVADKVEYMKRLAREAAASSNPLLSPEVHIMAQQVQEVLPHISLDQIKRDIVRTQNVDLTITNFLEGNVPEPIPEPQPLSPNPVASTSQMSHSSSSSPSSSSISISKTTTQPSTSLGGAPSVSKATLETSSLTGTLKQAGSLSTAAESFGKSAAERMTSFQARKEQLIQNARRKYIEKHGLQLPESC